A stretch of DNA from Deltaproteobacteria bacterium:
TACCTGGAGTACGCGCGGCAGATCGGTCAGGCGCCCGCGTGGGCGCTCGGCTGCGACGCGCTGGCGCGACACCCGGAAGCGACGCGCGCGCTTGCCGCGCTGTTCCAGGCTCGCTTCGACCCGAGCCTGGCGGCGGAGCGCGAGCCCGCGCTCGCCGGCGCCGCGAGCGCACTGGCCGCGGCGCGCGCGCCGATCCGAAGCGCCGCGGAGGATCGCGTCTTCGGCGTGCTCGAGTCGCTGATCCGCGCGACGCTGCGAACCAGCTTCTTCACGGCCGCTGCTCCGGCGGATCCGCACGAGCTCGCGCTGAAGCTCGACTCGCGCGCGATCCCGGGCATTCCCGCTCCGGTTCCGCTCTGCGAGATCTTCGTGCACTCGAGCGAGTTCATCGGCATCCATCTGCGCGGCGGAAGGGTCGCGCGTGGCGGGCTGCGCTGGAGCGATCGGCTGCAGGACCTGCGCACGGAGATCCTCTCGCTCTGGAAGACGCAGCGGGTGAAGAACGGACTGATCGTCCCGGTCGGCGCGAAGGGCGGTTTCGCGCTCAGGCGGATCGCGTCCGACGCGCCGGGCGCGCGCGCCGAGGCGGATCGGATCTACCCACGCTTCGTCTCCGCTCTGCTCCGGCTCACCGACGACGTCCGCGCCGACCGCGTGATCGGTCCCGACCGGGTCGTGCGCCACGACGGCGACGATCCGTATCTGGTCGTGGCCGCGGACAAGGGCACGGCGCACCTCTCCGACGTCGCGAACCGTGTCGCGCTGGAGGCGGGCTTCTGGCTTGGCGACGCGTTCGCCAGCGGCGGGAGCAACGGGTACGACCACAAGCTCTGCGCGATCACCGCGCGCGGCGCCTGGATCTGCGCGCGGCGCCACTTCGCGGAGCTCGGTCGGGACCCGGATCGCGAGGACTTCTCGGCCGTGGGAATCGGCGACATGTCGGGCGACGTGTTCGGAAACGGACTCCTGCTGCTGCGGCGCGCGAAGCTTCTCGCGGCGTTCGATCACCGCCACGTCTTCGTCGATCCGGATCCGGATCCGGACGCCGCGTGGCGGGAGCGAAAACGACTGTTCGAGCTGCCGCGCTCCTCCTGGGCCGACTACGCGAGCGAGCGCATCAGCGCGGGGGGCGGCGTCTACGAGCGCGGGGCGAAGAGCATCGCGCTCTCGCCACAGGCGCGCCGCGCGCTCTCGATCGACGCGGAGCTCGTCTCGGGCGAGGAGCTGATCCGCGGCGTCCTGCGCGCGCCCGTGGATCTGATCTGGAACGGCGGAATCGGCACGTACGTGAAGGCCTCGGCCCAATCGCACGCGGACGCCGGAGACCGTGCGAACGACGCGGTTCGCGTCGACGCTCACGAGATTCGCGCGCGAATCGTCGTCGAGGGCGGAAATCTCGGCCTGACGCAGGCCGCGCGCGTGGAGCTCGCGCGGGCCGGGGTTCGCATCGACACCGACGCGATCCACAACTCCGGCGGCGTCGACATGTCCGATCACGAGGTCAACTACAAGATCCTCCTCGCGGGCAGCGTCGCCGACGGATCGCTCGCTGCATCGGAGCGGAGCGCGGTGCTGCGCGCCTGCGTGGACGAGGCGGCCGAGGACGTGCTGGCCCACAACGCGAGCCAGAGCCTGTGTCTGTCGCTGGATCTGCACCGCGCGGCCGATGCGCCGGAGCGGATCGCCGACGCCGCCGAGTACCTGGTGCGCCACGCGGAGCTCGACGCGGCGCTGGAGGGTCTGCCACAGGACGGCCATGGCGCGAGCTGGACGCGGCCGGATCTCGCGATCCTGCTCAGCTACAGCAAGCTGCTCGCCAAGCGCGCGCTCGCGAGCTCGGAGGTGATCGACCAGCCGGAGCTTGCGCCGCTGCTGCAGAGCTACTTCCCGCCGCGGCTTCGCGACGCGTTCGCGCCCGCGCTCGAGTCACACCGACTGCGCCGCGAGATCAAGGCACTGGTGCTGGTGAATCGCGTCGTCGACCATGCCGGAGTCACGCTGGTTCCCGAGCTCTCGCGCACGCTGGCCGTGGACGCGAGCGAGGTGCTCGCCGCCTACTGGACGGCCGATCGACTCCTCGACGCCGATGCGCTGCGAGCAGCGGCCGACGCGAGCTCCGCGACGGAAGCGCAGCGGCTCCGCGCGCGACTCTGCGTGGAAGACGCGCTTCGAGAGGCCGCGGCGCTCGCGCTCGGACTCGAGCGCCGGGCGCTGCTCGCTCCCGACGAGCTGCTGCGGCGGCGCGAGACCCTCGCGGAGCTGCGCGCTCGCGTCGCTCCGGGACGAACGGATCTGGACGCGCTCCCGCTTCTGGTCCGCGCGCTGGGCGCGCTCGTGGCGTCGCTTCGCAGCGGCGCGCCGCTCGCGAACGCGCTCGAACTCTGGTCGGAGCTCGGAGAACGAACGCGGATCGCATGGCTCCTGGATCGCCTGGCCAGCGTCGATGCGCGCGATTCGTGGAGCCGGGTCGGCGCCGCGTCGCTCGCGCTCGACATGACCCGCGTGCTCTGCGAGCTCTGCGAGCGCGAGCTCGCCAGCCCGAGTGCCGAGCGCGGTTCGCGCCGCGCCGAGCTCGACGCGATCGCGCGGCTCGCCGCCGAGATCGAGGCCGGGGAACGCGGACTCGCTCCGCTGCTCGTGCTCTCGCAGCGAATCCGACGCCTGTGCTAGGGTTCGCCGCGGAGAGATGCCGGAGCGGTTGAACGGGGCGGTCTCGAAAACCGTTGTACCCTCACGGGTACCGGGGGTTCAAATCCCTCTCTCTCCGCCATCCGACCCGCGGACCGCCTGAGTGGAGAAGCTGGTCTACGCGCTCTTCGGAGACGTGTCGGCGAGCCCCGCGGCGATCGCGGGCGAGCTCTTCGCGCTGGGCGCTCGCCGCGTCGCCGTGAACGTTTCGGACGAGCACGTTGCGCCGAAGCTCGGCTCGCGGATCACCCGGCTCGATCCCACGCTCGGGGCCGTCGTGTCGTTCTGGCTCGAGAGCGCACTCGACCGGCGGGCGATCGAGCGCGCGCTCGCGAACACCGCGAGCAGTCTGGCCGGGTACTCCGTGCTCGAGTCCGTCGCGCTCTCGAACCGAACGCACCCGGCTTCGCCGTCGCGGCGCACGCCGGGGATCAACATGATCGCCTGCATCGCGCCCAGAATCGGACAGCCGTACGACGCGTGGCTCGAGTACTGGCTCGAAGAGCACCGGCGCGTCGCGCTCGAGGTTCAGGCCAGCTACGCCTACGTGCGCAACGTCGTCGTGCGCGCGCTCACGCCCGGAGCGCCGGCGTGGCGCGGCATCGTCGAGGAGGGCTTCGACGCCGACGCCGTCGGCGACCCGATGGCCTGGTACAAGGCCGGCGGATCGAAGCAGCGGCTCACGGAGAATCTCGGCCGGATGATCGCGAGCTGCCGCGAGTTCCTGGACCTCGACCGCGTCGAGTCACACCCGATGAGCGAATATCTGTT
This window harbors:
- a CDS encoding NAD-glutamate dehydrogenase; amino-acid sequence: MAAGKDALYDLVLAELERALDPRELRRRGRDGIVELAQNAADFAELRPPGEARLRVTSPAGLRAGRTAIEILAADQPFIVDTVRLVLRRSGQHELVLLHPLLAIERDLDGGVESLGRESVPRTRESYVYAEIHALDDASECARLESELAHALADARRVVGDHAPMLARLREHAARIEACADALSGACERARNLAEMFRWLEGEGFLFMGYRRYAVQREPGGYRVTLEPSSALGILAELDDSRFDDAEAKTPVPALVASRLEDERVIFFDKTRSDSTVHRLGRLDSVSVKLLDERARVIGFGRFVGLLTNRAMRMRPSALGILAARRARVVEALGAEPGSHTHKLALEAYDCLPLEFLLPAQLEDVRRVVASVVSAAELSRVEVVSVSDPENRSFFVSVVLPRRAYEERFRGEIDRLLESRHAASQIDHRTSFLDEDLALVHFFCACESDLAPGALDGLEAEVRDLVERWQDRFEEALAQSWPDERAFRLAEHYARAFPDSYRVVTSPEEAALDTGHLERLRAGESGVEIGLDLATAYGDPRTQRLKLYLRERPYLTDVLPVVHRFGVHVVDATLTEIAAPPLPSLWVVAFRIEPMTGAEDASGAVEARVLDGLRAALSGRVASDELNRLVRGAGLDWRAVDVLRAYLEYARQIGQAPAWALGCDALARHPEATRALAALFQARFDPSLAAEREPALAGAASALAAARAPIRSAAEDRVFGVLESLIRATLRTSFFTAAAPADPHELALKLDSRAIPGIPAPVPLCEIFVHSSEFIGIHLRGGRVARGGLRWSDRLQDLRTEILSLWKTQRVKNGLIVPVGAKGGFALRRIASDAPGARAEADRIYPRFVSALLRLTDDVRADRVIGPDRVVRHDGDDPYLVVAADKGTAHLSDVANRVALEAGFWLGDAFASGGSNGYDHKLCAITARGAWICARRHFAELGRDPDREDFSAVGIGDMSGDVFGNGLLLLRRAKLLAAFDHRHVFVDPDPDPDAAWRERKRLFELPRSSWADYASERISAGGGVYERGAKSIALSPQARRALSIDAELVSGEELIRGVLRAPVDLIWNGGIGTYVKASAQSHADAGDRANDAVRVDAHEIRARIVVEGGNLGLTQAARVELARAGVRIDTDAIHNSGGVDMSDHEVNYKILLAGSVADGSLAASERSAVLRACVDEAAEDVLAHNASQSLCLSLDLHRAADAPERIADAAEYLVRHAELDAALEGLPQDGHGASWTRPDLAILLSYSKLLAKRALASSEVIDQPELAPLLQSYFPPRLRDAFAPALESHRLRREIKALVLVNRVVDHAGVTLVPELSRTLAVDASEVLAAYWTADRLLDADALRAAADASSATEAQRLRARLCVEDALREAAALALGLERRALLAPDELLRRRETLAELRARVAPGRTDLDALPLLVRALGALVASLRSGAPLANALELWSELGERTRIAWLLDRLASVDARDSWSRVGAASLALDMTRVLCELCERELASPSAERGSRRAELDAIARLAAEIEAGERGLAPLLVLSQRIRRLC